The Chitinimonas arctica region GGGCGCATAGCAGCCGCACATTGTCCTTCAGACCGGTACCGGCGCTATCCGGATAGGCCACGAAACCCTCGTCGCGACATTGCGCCAGGGAAATCGCCGGCAATCCCGCCAAGGGGTGGCTGGCCGGCATGACCAGGAGCAAGGGATCGCGGCGCAAGGCCTGCAGTCTCAGGCCGGCAGGATGCCCGCGGCCATCGTAGCGGACAAAGCCTACATCCAGTTTGTCACGCAGCAAGCCGTCGAACTGATCGGCTGTGTACATTTCCCGAAGGTGCAGCCGAACTTTGGGAGACAGCCGCCGGTAGTCTTGTACGATGGCCGGAAGAATGGGGGTCAGGGGTAGCGTGGAGGTAAAGCCTATGCGCAGCTCGCCCTCTTCGCCCTGCGCCACCCGCCTTGCTTCCTCACCCGCCGCCACCGCCGCCGCCAGGATGGCGCGGGCCCGCGTCAGAAAAAGTGCGCCGGCATCGGTGAGCGCAATCTTGCGTTTGCCGCGACTGAACAACTGCACCCCCAATTCCGCTTCCAAGGCCTGGATCTGCTGGCTCAACGGCGGCTGCCCGATGTGCAGGCGCTCGGCGGCCCGGGTGAAATTCATCTCCTCGGCCACGGCGACGAAGTAACGCAGATGACGCAGCTCCATTGATACTTTCAAAGTATGGATCGATGCTGAAACATATATTGGACCAAGGTCAAATGCAACTCGTAGCATCTTGCCATCGTACTCACTGCGCGTAGCGCCACACGATCCCATGACCACTGCCCTCCCCTCACCGCTGACCGCCCCTCCCGCCGCCGACGCCACAAGCACCGAGCCGCTAAGGGCCGGCACCGCCGCCTATCGGTCCGCCACCCTGGCATTGTTCTTTTCCGGGCTTTCCGCCTTCGCCATGCTGTATGGCCCCCAACCGCTCATGCCGGTCTTTTCGGCGGATTTCAATCTGTCGCCGGCGGCCGCCAGCGGCGTCATCTCCGCCGCTACCGGCGCCTTGGCGCTGGGGCTGATCCCGGCCGGCATCGTGGCGCAGCGCTTCGGCCCGAAGCCGACCATGCTGTGGTCACTGGTCCTGTCGGCCTTGCTGACACTGCTGGCGGCGGTCGCACCGAACTACGGCACCGTGCTGGTATTACGGGCTTTGCTGGGGCTGGCCCTGGCCGGCCTGCCGGCGGTGGCCATGGCCTATCTCAGCCAGGAGGTCGAAGCGGGCTCGCTGGGTCGGGCCATGGGCCTCCTGATCGCGGGCAATGCGGTGGGCGGCCTGTTCGGCAGACTGGTCGCCGCCACCGTGACCGACTGGTCTTCCTGGCGCATGGCGCTGGCCGCGCTGGGCATTGTCGGCGTGCTGGCGGCCTTATGCTTTCAGCGCTGCCTGCCGCCTTCGCGGCATTTCCATCCCAGCCGTTTCGATGCCCGCACCATGCTGAGCGACCTGCAAGCGCATTGCCGCGACAAGGGCCTGCCCTGGCTTTTCCTGCTGGGCTTCTTGCTGATGGGTTGTTTCGTCAGCCTATACAACTATCTCGGCTACCGGCTCGCCGCCGCGCCGTTCCACCTCAGCCAGGGGCAGATCGGCCTGGTGTTCTCGCTCTATCTGGTCGGCATGTTCGGCTCCACCTGGGGCGGCAAACTGGCGGACCGCTTTGGCCGCCGCCACGTGCTGTGGATCCTGGTTGCGGCCATGGCTACCGGCCTGTTGCTGACGCTGGCTCCCAGCCTGCCGGTGATCATCGTGGGTATCGCCCTGTTCACCTTCGGCTTCTTCAGCGCCCACTCGGTCGCCAGCAGCTGGGTGGGCCGCCGCGCCAGCCACGCCATCACCCTGGCCTCCTCGCTCTATCTATGCGCCTACTACCTCGGTTCCAGCCTGCTCGGATCGGCATCGGGACTGATGTGGCATGTGGATGGCTGGCATGGCGTGGTCGCCCTGCTGGCGTCCATCCTGCTGATCGCCGTCGTGCTGGCGCTGAGCTTGCGCAAATTGCTGCCGCGGGTGGCGGTAGTCTAAGCGCGGCAAGGGGCTGGTGCAGGAACTACCAGCCCCTTGCTACTTGCCTAAGCCGGATTACTTACGCGCCGAAATCAGATACATCACGGTTGCACCGCCCGACCAGTAGCGGCCGGCATCGACCAAGGACCGGGTTCTTTTGTAACGCTCGGCTCGCTGTGCCGAATAGCCGGCCACGAAAGCCGCATCGGCCGCATCAAGGTACGCGGACCAGCGGCGCACGTGCTCATCCCACACGGCACAACGCGCTGCCGACATGCCGTCGAGCAGTTCGTCCAGATTGGCTGCCTGCTCCAACCCCAGGTACGGCGGCAACGATGGCGCGGCCTTGTCCGAAAGATGGCTTTGCACTGCCTCGAAGCCGGCCTGCTGGAACAGGTAAGCCAAACGATCACCCAGCGAGGAATCCCCTTCCCCGCTCAAGCGCTTGCCGATTTCGCACAGCAACCGATAACGGTAGTCGGCTACCCGCTCGGCCGAACTGGATAAGTCGTCGGGTGCTTCCGCCATGCCGGCATTGGCGAGATTGCTGGGCTCACTGCAGATCACCATGCCGCCGGGCCGGACGACTCGGTGCATTTCGCGCAATGCCGCCAAAGGGTCGGCCAGGTGGATCAGCACCGTTTGGCAGGTCACCACGTCGAAACTATCGTTCGCGAACGGCAGCTGCTGGGCATCGCCCTGCCGAAAATTTAGCGTGGCACCCTTGGCCGCGAATTCGTCGCACAACTTGACATCGCCGGCCGCCCATTTCGGATCACGGTCCAGGCCGGTAATTTCGGGGTGGCTATCGAGATGGGGGAGCAGCAGGCGGCTCCAGTGGCACTGACCGCAACCGACGTCCAGGAGGGTCCGGTATTGCTTCAACTGCCAGCGGCGTGCCATCAATTCGAGGAAATCGGCATTCCACCAGAAGTCGCGGTAGTCACCGAAGTACTCTTCGGAGTGGGCGAGCGTAGCCGGTGCGGCCGACGTAGTAGGCTGGTTCATATTCTGTCCTTGCTTGAAACGCGATAAGGCGAACCGCGGCGCAGTGGCGGCGGTTGGCTAAGAGGTACGTACGCGTCCAAGAGGAACTTACATCGGCGGGGTTCCGGGCTGGGGAATATCCGAGAATACTAGCATGGCGAACTCGCCGAACCAATCGGGCATGGGCTACCGTAGCATGCCCGCGGACAGCGCTTGACAATATCTCCGTGATATCGCTCGGGAATTCCGCCAAGAACGTTGTATAATACCGGTTGATGCGACCCGACGGTTTATGCCTTGCAGTTTCAACTCAGCTTGTCTCACGGCACATGCCGGCCCGCACATCTACCAGCTCAGTCAAGCCTTTACCCTTCGATGGCAGCGCCCAAACGCGCCGCAATCGGGGTGGGGCGGTTGTATTCGATGTCTGGACCCGAAGCGGGAGACTCCGTGCCGGGCAGTGCAGTATCAGACCCTTTAACCCAGCGTGTTGGGCCAGCCTGTCGGGGCGGAGCCAACGCCAGGAGAAATTATCCGCATGGCAAAAGAAGAACTGATTGAAATGGAAGGCAGCGTGACCGAAGTGCTGCCAGATACGCGTTTTCGCGTAAAACTGGAAAACGGCATGGAGTTGATCGCCTATGTGTCCGGCAAGATGCGTATGCACCGCATTCGTATCCTTACCGGCGACCGCGTGACCGTGGAGCTGTCGCCCTACGATCTGACCAAGGCGCGCGTGAGCTTCCGGCACAAGGACGAACGTGCCACCCCTGGCGGCGCGCCACGTCGCCCAGGACAGTACCGCCGCTAAGCGCTACTGTATGCATTCGAACGGCACCCTAGGGTGCCGTTTTGCGTTTAATGCGCGGGGCCTTGCAAAGCGCAATACAAGTCCGCGCTATATAATGCCCGTCCCGTTAGAATCGATCTCCGCCCCTCACTCCGCCGCCCCTGCAAGGTTTTACGGATGACTCTATCGCGCCTGATCGGCCAGTTCGTGCGGCAACACTGGCAGCCTTACGCTCTTTCCGCCCTGATGCTGGCCTGTGTCGGCGCGCTGACGGTATTTATCCCGCGCCAGGTCGGCTCGGTGGTGGATGGCCTGGTGGCCGGCCAACTGTCGGGCGAACCGCTGCTGCTGCGCCTGGGCGTGCTATTGCTGGCCGGCCTGGGCATCTATTTTCTCAGGGTGGGCTGGCGCCTGCAGCTCTTCGCCGCCAGCTACCGGCTGGGCGTGCATTTGCGCACCCAGTTGTATCGGCGCCTGTCCTTGCAGGGTCCGAGCTTTTATCAACAGCAGCGCACCGGTGACCTGATGGCGCTGGCCACCAATGATGTGGATGCCGTCGAGATGGCGTCCGGCGAAGCCATGCTGGCCGGCTTCGACGGTACCTTGACCCTGGTCATGGTCGTGGCCATGATGACCCTGGGGATAGATTGGCGCCTGGCACTGGTGGCCCTGACCCCCTTCCCTCTGATGGCGCTGAGCTTCTGGTATATCTCCAACCAGATCCATCGTGCCTCGCACGATTCCCTGGAATGCTTCAGCCAGCTCAATGACCATGTGCAGGAAACCCTGTCCGGTGTGCGCACCATTCGGGCCTTGGGCCTGGAAGCCCGCTCGGCCGCGCGTTTCGCCGAACTGGCCGAAAACGCCGCCACGGCCAGCCTGCGGGCGCAGCGCTGGGAAGCCGCCTACGAGCCGGCAGTAGGCCTGACCCTGGTCAGTGCCTCGGTGCTGACCTTGGCGCTGGGTGGCTACCTGGTCTGGCAGCAACAGTTGAGCATAGGCGCGCTGACCGCCTTCAGCATGTATCTGGGCCAGCTGATCTGGCCCATGTTCGCCGCCGGCTGGGTGATGTCGCTGATCGAACGCGGCCGCGCCGCCTGGAACCGAATGCAGCCCGTGCTCGATGCCCCTTTGACGATCGCCGACCAAGGCCGCCAAGCCGATATCCGGCCTGGCCTGCTGAGCTTCGACAAGGTGGGTTTCCACTATCCCGGCCAACAGGCGGATGCCTTGCAGTCGGTTTCGTTCACGCTGCCCGCCGGCCAGACCCTCGGCCTGGTCGGACCGACCGGCGCAGGCAAGTCAAGCATCATCCGCCTGATCCTGCGGCAATATGCCCAGCAATCCGGCGACACCCGCTGGAACGACACAGCCTTGTCCGACTATCAGCTGGAGGCCTTGCACGGCGCGATCAGCTGGGTCCCGCAGGAGCCCTTCCTGTTCTCGGCCAGCATTGCCGACAATATCGCCCTCGGCAAACCGAATGCCAGCCAGGAAGAGATCGAACGGGCCGCGCGCCTGGCATCCATCCACGACGATATCCTGCGCTTTGCGCAGGGGTATCGGACACCCGTCGGAGAGAAAGGCGTGACCCTGAGCGGCGGCCAGCGCCAGCGCGTGGCGATCGCCCGCGCCCTGCTGATGGATGCACCCTTATTGCTGCTCGACGACGCCTTGTCCGCGGTCGATACCCAGACCGAAACCGATATCCTCAGCCATCTGCGCGAGGCGCGCCGGGGCCGCACCGTGATCATCGTCAGCCATCGGCTCAGCGCCGTGATGGATGCCGACCAGATATTGGTGCTCAAGCACGGCCGCATCGTGGAAACCGGACGGCACGCCGCCTTGCTGGAACACGACGGCTGGTATGCCGCGCAATGGCGCTATCAACAACTGGAGGCCAGCCTCGATGCGCTCTGAAGCCAACACCAAGTGGCAAGCCATAGCCTTGCTACGCCGCGCGGCTGCCCCGGAGCATAGGCATCTCTGGGTGGGCACCGCCTGGCTGATCGTGGCGGCAGGCCTGGAGGCGCTGGGCCCGTTGCTGGGCAAGCACTTTATCGACCAGCATCTATTGCCCCGCCAGCTGGACTGGCCGCGCATCGTGCTGTTGCTGATCGGCGTGCTGGCGGTCGGCTGCCTGGCCAGCATCATCCGCTATCGGCAGCTGACCCGGCTGGCCGGTGTCGCGATGCGCTCGGTCCGCCGCCTGCGCGAGACGGTGTATGGCCATGTATTGCGGCTGCCGATGGCCTTCTTCGACAAGGCGATCACCGGCCAACTGGTCAGCCGCGTGACGAACGATACCGAGCAGGTGAAGAATCTGTATGTACAGGTGCTGTTCGTGATGCTGGATAGCCTGATCGTCTTGACCGGGGCGCTGATCGCGATGGCCTGGCTGGATTGGCGGCTGATGCTGATCGTATCGGTGCTGGTGCCGGCCGTGGTGGTCATCGTCTGGTTCTACCAGCGCTGGAGCGCGCCCGCCGTCGCACTGGCCCGCGAGCGCCGCAGCGATATCAACGCACAGATGGCCGAAAGCATCGCCGGCATGGCGGTCCTGCAGGCCAGCAATGCCGAGACCCGCTTTCGCGACCGCTTCGGCCGTACCAACCAACAGCACTACGGTGCCCGCCTGGCGGAATTGCGGGCGAATGCCTGGCTGCTGCGGCCCATGCTGGACCTGCTCAATGTGCTGTTGCTGGTGGTGGTGATCTATAGCTTCGGCCAGCGCCGCCTCAGCGGCCTGGAAGTGGGCATCCTGTATGCCTTTGTCAGCTATATCGGCCGGGTGGTCGATCCGCTGATCCAGATCACGCTACAGTTCAGCCAGTTGCAGCAGGCCGTCGTGGCGGCGGCACGGGTCAATACCCTATTGAACGAAACTCGCTCCGACCCCACCGCCGGCGGCGTGCGAATCAGCCAGGGCCGTATCGATATCCAGTCACTGAAGTTCGGCTATACGCCTGACCGGCCGGTGATCCACGACCTCAGCCTGACCATCCCCGCCGGTGCTTTCTATGGCGTGGTGGGCCATACCGGCAGCGGCAAATCCACCCTGCTCAGCCTGCTCTTGCGTTTCTATACCGCCCAATCCGGCAGCATCCAGCTGGACGGCGTTCCCCTGGCGCACTTCGGCGACGAGGACTTCCGCGCCGATGTGGGCCTGGTGCCGCAGGAGCCATTTCTGCTGGCCGCCAGCGTGCGCGAGAATATCGATATGGGTCGCGGCTTGAGCGATGCCGAAATCGAAACCGCCGCCCGCGCCGCCCGTTGCCACGATTTCGTGCTGGCACTGGAGCAGGGCTACACCACGCCGCTGGGCGAAGGCGGAGCAAGGCTGTCGGTGGGCCAAAAGCAATTGATCGCCATCGCACGGGCGCTGGCCGGCAAGCCCCGCATCCTGTTCCTGGACGAAGCGACCGCCCATATCGACTCCGAGACGGAACAGGTCGTGCAACTTGCCCTGGCGGAACTGCGCGGCAAGGTCACCATCATCGCCATCGCCCACCGGCTATCCACCATCCGCGATGCGGACCGCATCATCGTACTCAATCATGGCCATATCGATGAACAGGGCAGCCATGAGGCACTGATGGAAATCGACGGCGGCATCTATCAGCGTTTGTACCTGCTGCAGCAGATCGACGATTAAATGGCCATGCCTATACTGCATCATCGTGATGCCGTGTGGATCCGCCATGAATAAGCAGCGTCGCCACTTGTTGCGCATGCTGGGGAGCGTGCCGTTCCTGACCGCCGCCAGCAGGCCCGAACGTTTGCTGGTCAGCTACAACGATGACTACGCGCCTTACTCGTATATCGACCCGCAGCAAGGCGGCGGCCAAGTCCTGGGAATCCTGCCGGAAATCCTCGATCCCCTCCTGGCCGAGATACCCGGCATCCTGGCCGGCAAGCAGGGCTTGCCGTGGCGGCGGGTACAGGCGATGGTGCAGCAGGGCGAGGCCGATGCCCTGTGTACTTTCGCCTCGGCCGAGCGCAAGCAATACGCCGTGTTCAACCGGGTGGCCGTGACGACCCTGGTTCCCCACCTGTTCTTCTCGGCCCGCCATCCACGCCGGGCCGAATTGGAGGCGATCCGATCGCGGGACGCCTTGAAGGCCTTCCATCTGGTGGACCAGAAGGGCAACCAGTGGGCGGAGCAAGCGCTCAAGGATTTTCCCAGCGTGGAATGGACACCTGGCCACGACGCCATCTTCCGCATGGTGATGGCCGAACGGGGCGACCTGCATGTCTCGCTCAGCCCGCTGGTCACCTTGTGGCGCCTGAAGAAGCTCGGCATCCATAGCCAGGTGGTATCGATTCCCGCGCCCTATGTGGCCGCCGAGGTGCCGTTCCATCTAGGCGTGCGCCTCAGCCATCCCTTGGCGACGGAAATCGCCGAGTACCTGGACAAGGCCTTGCTCAAACCGGCGGTCGCCAGGCGTATCGAGGACATCCTCAAGCGGTACGGAGGCCAAGCTTAGGCCTTAGGCCCACCCCGCAGCCTGGAAACCACGGCGCCGATACCGCTGACCACCGCCAGCACCACCGCACCGGCTACGATACCGGCCAGCCCGTCGATTACGGTGGGCGCAATAAAGGCCAAGGGCGTGCCCAGTACCGGCACCACGGCCAGCGCCTCGGTCCAGTGGTGGATCAGCTCATGCGCGCCGGGCAGGCCGTGGGTGAGGATGCCGCCCCCGACCATGAACATGGCGGCGGTACCGACCACCGACAGGGTCTTCATCAGATAGGGCGCGGTGCGTAGCAAAAGGCCGCCGAAGCTGCGCAAAGCCCCATCCAGGGCGCCGCTGCCGGACCGTTTGCTCAGATACAAACCACCATCGTCGAGTTTGACGATGCCGGCCACCAGCCCGTATACGCCCACCGTCATGATCAGGGCGATCCCGGCCACCACCGCCACTTGCTGCATAAAGGGCGCGGTCGCCACCGTGCCTAGCGAGATCACGATGATTTCCGCCGACAGGATAAAGTCGGTACGTATCGCGCCTTGGATCTTGTCCTGCTCGAAAGCCACCATATCGACGTTTTCATCGACCAGTGCTTCCACTTGCGCCAGATGCTCGGCCGCCGCCTCTTCCTTGCCATGCAGCAGCGGATGAATGATTTTTTCGAAGCCTTCGAAGCACAGATAGGCGCCGCCCAGCATCAGCAGCGGCGTGACCGCCCAAGGCGCCAGGGCGCTGATCGCCAGTGCCGAAGGTACCAGGATAAGCTTGTTGCGAAATGAACCCTTGGCCACGGCCCACACCACCGGTAATTCGCGCTCGGCGCGAACCCCGGCCACCTGCTGGGCATTGAGGGCCAGGTCGTCGCCCAGCACCCCGGCCGTCTTCTTGGCGGCAACCTTGGTCATCAGCGCCACGTCATCCAGCACCAGCGCGATATCATCCAACAGAGTCAGCAAACTGCTTCCGGCCACATCGGGCTCCTTTAAGAGGGGTAGGGAACCACCGTGCTGCGTCGTCGGTCTGCAGTCGGGGGTTCGCAAAGTTCGGTATTGTAACCGTAGCAAAGTGCGCAGTCCTTGCAGCCACAACAGCATAGAATGCCGCCTTTACCATGTTACTTGCCACTATGAATTCGTCACCGCACTGGCTGTTCAGATTTCTTCTGCTCTTGCTGATCGGCACGCTGGCGCATGCCGCGCCCGCGACCGAGGAAATTTTCGAACATTTCAAAGACCGCATCGCGCAGGTTCAGGTAATCGACCTGTCGGCCGGCAGCCGCGTCGGTTATGGCAGCGGCTTTGCCCTGGGCCGGGCGGATCGCATCGTGACCAATTACCACGTGATTTCCAAGCTGGTGATGGCGCCCAGGCACCATAAGGCCGAACTGAAGCTGGTCGACGGCCGGGTGATACCGGCCGAGCTGCTGGCCTTCGATGCCGTCCATGATCTGGCTGTGCTGGTTCCCGCCCAAGCGTTGCCGGCGGCGTTCGAACTGGCCGGCTCGCCCCCGCCCAAGGGCCAGCGCCTTTATTCCCTGGGCGTGCCTAACGACCTCGATTTCACCATCGTCGAAGGGACTTACAACGGCCTGGTCGGCAATACCTTTCACGACCGTATTCATTTCACCGGCGCGATCAATTCGGGCATGAGCGGCGGCCCGGCCATCGATGCCGCCGGCCGGCTGGTCGGCGTCAATGTCGCCAAGGATTTGCGCGGCGACCTGGTCTCCTTTCTGGTGCCCGCCGCCGATGTGGCCGCCCTGCTTGCCCAGCCTGCACCCAAGGGCGAACGCCGGACGGTATTGCGCGACCAGCTGTTGGCCAATCAGCAAAGCGTGGTGACCCAG contains the following coding sequences:
- a CDS encoding LysR family transcriptional regulator, which encodes MELRHLRYFVAVAEEMNFTRAAERLHIGQPPLSQQIQALEAELGVQLFSRGKRKIALTDAGALFLTRARAILAAAVAAGEEARRVAQGEEGELRIGFTSTLPLTPILPAIVQDYRRLSPKVRLHLREMYTADQFDGLLRDKLDVGFVRYDGRGHPAGLRLQALRRDPLLLVMPASHPLAGLPAISLAQCRDEGFVAYPDSAGTGLKDNVRLLCARAGFVPRVAQEAGEAITQIGLVAAGLGVAILPAPLDCVRIAGVRYLPLLDEDAFLVMAAATREDEQSPRVLRFIDGLAALAG
- a CDS encoding ABC transporter transmembrane domain-containing protein yields the protein MTLSRLIGQFVRQHWQPYALSALMLACVGALTVFIPRQVGSVVDGLVAGQLSGEPLLLRLGVLLLAGLGIYFLRVGWRLQLFAASYRLGVHLRTQLYRRLSLQGPSFYQQQRTGDLMALATNDVDAVEMASGEAMLAGFDGTLTLVMVVAMMTLGIDWRLALVALTPFPLMALSFWYISNQIHRASHDSLECFSQLNDHVQETLSGVRTIRALGLEARSAARFAELAENAATASLRAQRWEAAYEPAVGLTLVSASVLTLALGGYLVWQQQLSIGALTAFSMYLGQLIWPMFAAGWVMSLIERGRAAWNRMQPVLDAPLTIADQGRQADIRPGLLSFDKVGFHYPGQQADALQSVSFTLPAGQTLGLVGPTGAGKSSIIRLILRQYAQQSGDTRWNDTALSDYQLEALHGAISWVPQEPFLFSASIADNIALGKPNASQEEIERAARLASIHDDILRFAQGYRTPVGEKGVTLSGGQRQRVAIARALLMDAPLLLLDDALSAVDTQTETDILSHLREARRGRTVIIVSHRLSAVMDADQILVLKHGRIVETGRHAALLEHDGWYAAQWRYQQLEASLDAL
- a CDS encoding MFS transporter; translated protein: MTTALPSPLTAPPAADATSTEPLRAGTAAYRSATLALFFSGLSAFAMLYGPQPLMPVFSADFNLSPAAASGVISAATGALALGLIPAGIVAQRFGPKPTMLWSLVLSALLTLLAAVAPNYGTVLVLRALLGLALAGLPAVAMAYLSQEVEAGSLGRAMGLLIAGNAVGGLFGRLVAATVTDWSSWRMALAALGIVGVLAALCFQRCLPPSRHFHPSRFDARTMLSDLQAHCRDKGLPWLFLLGFLLMGCFVSLYNYLGYRLAAAPFHLSQGQIGLVFSLYLVGMFGSTWGGKLADRFGRRHVLWILVAAMATGLLLTLAPSLPVIIVGIALFTFGFFSAHSVASSWVGRRASHAITLASSLYLCAYYLGSSLLGSASGLMWHVDGWHGVVALLASILLIAVVLALSLRKLLPRVAVV
- a CDS encoding DUF808 domain-containing protein gives rise to the protein MAGSSLLTLLDDIALVLDDVALMTKVAAKKTAGVLGDDLALNAQQVAGVRAERELPVVWAVAKGSFRNKLILVPSALAISALAPWAVTPLLMLGGAYLCFEGFEKIIHPLLHGKEEAAAEHLAQVEALVDENVDMVAFEQDKIQGAIRTDFILSAEIIVISLGTVATAPFMQQVAVVAGIALIMTVGVYGLVAGIVKLDDGGLYLSKRSGSGALDGALRSFGGLLLRTAPYLMKTLSVVGTAAMFMVGGGILTHGLPGAHELIHHWTEALAVVPVLGTPLAFIAPTVIDGLAGIVAGAVVLAVVSGIGAVVSRLRGGPKA
- a CDS encoding transporter substrate-binding domain-containing protein → MNKQRRHLLRMLGSVPFLTAASRPERLLVSYNDDYAPYSYIDPQQGGGQVLGILPEILDPLLAEIPGILAGKQGLPWRRVQAMVQQGEADALCTFASAERKQYAVFNRVAVTTLVPHLFFSARHPRRAELEAIRSRDALKAFHLVDQKGNQWAEQALKDFPSVEWTPGHDAIFRMVMAERGDLHVSLSPLVTLWRLKKLGIHSQVVSIPAPYVAAEVPFHLGVRLSHPLATEIAEYLDKALLKPAVARRIEDILKRYGGQA
- a CDS encoding ABC transporter ATP-binding protein is translated as MRSEANTKWQAIALLRRAAAPEHRHLWVGTAWLIVAAGLEALGPLLGKHFIDQHLLPRQLDWPRIVLLLIGVLAVGCLASIIRYRQLTRLAGVAMRSVRRLRETVYGHVLRLPMAFFDKAITGQLVSRVTNDTEQVKNLYVQVLFVMLDSLIVLTGALIAMAWLDWRLMLIVSVLVPAVVVIVWFYQRWSAPAVALARERRSDINAQMAESIAGMAVLQASNAETRFRDRFGRTNQQHYGARLAELRANAWLLRPMLDLLNVLLLVVVIYSFGQRRLSGLEVGILYAFVSYIGRVVDPLIQITLQFSQLQQAVVAAARVNTLLNETRSDPTAGGVRISQGRIDIQSLKFGYTPDRPVIHDLSLTIPAGAFYGVVGHTGSGKSTLLSLLLRFYTAQSGSIQLDGVPLAHFGDEDFRADVGLVPQEPFLLAASVRENIDMGRGLSDAEIETAARAARCHDFVLALEQGYTTPLGEGGARLSVGQKQLIAIARALAGKPRILFLDEATAHIDSETEQVVQLALAELRGKVTIIAIAHRLSTIRDADRIIVLNHGHIDEQGSHEALMEIDGGIYQRLYLLQQIDD
- a CDS encoding class I SAM-dependent methyltransferase encodes the protein MNQPTTSAAPATLAHSEEYFGDYRDFWWNADFLELMARRWQLKQYRTLLDVGCGQCHWSRLLLPHLDSHPEITGLDRDPKWAAGDVKLCDEFAAKGATLNFRQGDAQQLPFANDSFDVVTCQTVLIHLADPLAALREMHRVVRPGGMVICSEPSNLANAGMAEAPDDLSSSAERVADYRYRLLCEIGKRLSGEGDSSLGDRLAYLFQQAGFEAVQSHLSDKAAPSLPPYLGLEQAANLDELLDGMSAARCAVWDEHVRRWSAYLDAADAAFVAGYSAQRAERYKRTRSLVDAGRYWSGGATVMYLISARK
- the infA gene encoding translation initiation factor IF-1 gives rise to the protein MAKEELIEMEGSVTEVLPDTRFRVKLENGMELIAYVSGKMRMHRIRILTGDRVTVELSPYDLTKARVSFRHKDERATPGGAPRRPGQYRR
- a CDS encoding S1C family serine protease, with translation MLLATMNSSPHWLFRFLLLLLIGTLAHAAPATEEIFEHFKDRIAQVQVIDLSAGSRVGYGSGFALGRADRIVTNYHVISKLVMAPRHHKAELKLVDGRVIPAELLAFDAVHDLAVLVPAQALPAAFELAGSPPPKGQRLYSLGVPNDLDFTIVEGTYNGLVGNTFHDRIHFTGAINSGMSGGPAIDAAGRLVGVNVAKDLRGDLVSFLVPAADVAALLAQPAPKGERRTVLRDQLLANQQSVVTQLLAQPMVRHPLGSFQLPGRFAEFMRCWGDAQRRDKQRYQQASYQCSNQDDVYLDDGFSTGTIALRHDWYGKGELNPLAFTALVNRMASYHNASGADGDDELGNYACQQAYVKLQGRVLKTAVCLRAFRKLGGLYDLYLKAVSVGDGREAVVSTLQLGGVTQANALGFARRYLEAMQ